Within the Deltaproteobacteria bacterium genome, the region CGACTAACTGTATGGGGCCCGACAAGCCTCGCGCCAGATAAAACCCCACCCATATCGCCGCAAAAACTATCATCAAGGTCACCATGACTAGGGTAAGCACGTACGAAGACGCTAACGGGCGACGATAGTTACTTAACTCCTTGTAGTCATCAAACGCCTTAACGACACCGGCTAAAGCACTACTTAGCTCGGGAACTAGACTCATAGTCGCCACCAAGAAATAGCGAGAAGGTGTGGCTTCTCTGCTTACCCTTCCCTTATTTTCCACAACCCGAGCCCGTTCTCCATTAGAAAACGAAAGTAGCTTGCCTTGAGGAAGATCAATAGCCACATAGCCTCGCAAAAACTCGCCATCTATAGACTGTTCTGGTGCAAAACGTAGACTTTTAGGAGGAATCGCACGCAGGGTTTCTGCATTAGGAGGCGGTATAATTTTCTTAAACTCCTTACCGCCAGGCGCTGGTGCCCCAATAATGACTTCCGCATTCGCGTCTACCAACAAGACTTCTGCAAGGCCATATTCCCTTTGCTTATCCGCCAAATATCGCCAAACGCGCTCCCCCAAGTCCTTGTTGCCATTTAGAGGTTGTACGCCTTTCCCGTTTGCCACTTCGGAGAGCAGCTTTTCTACCTCCGCCGTCAAAAAGTCGAGATTTCTCCCCAGCTGCTCTTCTTGCCACTCGTAGTGGTGCCTCGCAACGTTGATTGCTGAGTCCATAGAGGAAACAATTTGGGGTGAAAACCAGCCCTGTAGAACAGTTTCTAGAATTCCCTTAGCAACCAGGAACAACAAGACTGTAGGAACCAAAGATAGTCCAACAAATGCCGCCACCAGGCGGGCACGCATTCTGCTTCCGAGAATTTTTCGCCTTCTATCGAGAAGGAGTTTAAAGACGTTTTTAACCACCATGAATCCAAGGACCAGGACCACGATGACATTGAAATTGACGAGCAAGAAAAACCCAAGGTTACTGCTAAACGTATCTTCAGCCACTACTTCGGGCAGTTGGAAATGGACTAGATAAGCCAGGGAAAAAAGGCTTAACATCAGCACCGTACCAAACGAGGCAGAGCGAAGCAAAAAGGACCAGGTGCGAAAGGAGCTAAACACTTAACAAAACTAAGAAGACCGCTACCAAAAACTGCATTGTTGAAAATTGACTTTTTTCTCTGCGTCGCCACTTTGCTTGATGCGCTTAAAATATTCGTATGCCATAGCGGTAGCTTCTCGGCCACGTGGCGTGCGCATCAAAAAACCTTGCTGCAATAGGTATGGCTCGTACACATCTTCAATAGTATCTTTCTCTTCGCCGATCGCTGCGGCCAAAGTGTCGAGTCCAACAGGCCCACCGGAAAACTTGTCTATAATAGTAAGCAATAACTCTCGGTCCATGCGGTCTAAGCCATTTTCGTCAATTTCTAACAATTTCATGGCTTGTCGCGCGACGTCTTTGGTAATTAGTGAGTCGGCCCTTTCCTGTGCAAAATCCCTGACTCGCTTTAGCAAGCGATTTGCGATTCGAGGAGTTCCGCGAGCACAGGTAGCAATTTCGCGCATTCCCTCAGTCTCAATCCTAGTATCTAGAAGTACAGAAGATCGCCCAATAATCTCCGACAAATCATCAGCCGTATAGAACTCCATTCGCTCTACTATGCCAAAACGGTTTCGCAGTGGAGAAGTCAGCAAACCGGTTCTAGTGGTAGCGGCGACGAGCGTAAAGGGTTTGAGGAAAAGTTTTACAGAACGCGCCGCCGGTCCCTGACCTATAATGATGTCGATCTGAAAGTCTTCCATAGCGGGATAGAGTATTTCTTCTACAACTCGGCTCAAGCGGTGAATTTCATCGATGAACAACACTGAGCCACCTTCGAGGCTAGACAAAATAGCCGCTAAATCGCCCGGTCTTTCGAGAACTGGACCCGAAGTAGCTTTAAACTGCACTCCCATTTCTTTAGCAACTATATGAGCTAAGGAAGTCTTTCCCAATCCCGGCGGTCCGTGAAAAAGAACGTGATCCAGCGGTTCGTTTCGTCGCTTAGCGGCAGCGATAGCTAACGACAAGTTATCGCAAACGCGCTGCTGACCTATAAACTCAGCAAGTCTTGTTGGACGAAGGCTCTTTTGAAAACCATCTACATCTATGCCCAGTTCTAAGGAAGCGTCGATTATGGCGCGGCTGCTGGCAACATCGCCAAATCTACTGTTAGCACGAGAAAAGAGTTCTTCCCTCACGCCGTCAGTAGAACTAGCGCCTAAATCCGCCATACCGAAATCTTCCTGCCCACTCGCCTCAGCAACTCGTCTATCAGTGCTGTCCATAACAATACTCCTTGGATTTTTTCGACACAATCATAGAT harbors:
- the ruvB gene encoding Holliday junction branch migration DNA helicase RuvB, translating into MADLGASSTDGVREELFSRANSRFGDVASSRAIIDASLELGIDVDGFQKSLRPTRLAEFIGQQRVCDNLSLAIAAAKRRNEPLDHVLFHGPPGLGKTSLAHIVAKEMGVQFKATSGPVLERPGDLAAILSSLEGGSVLFIDEIHRLSRVVEEILYPAMEDFQIDIIIGQGPAARSVKLFLKPFTLVAATTRTGLLTSPLRNRFGIVERMEFYTADDLSEIIGRSSVLLDTRIETEGMREIATCARGTPRIANRLLKRVRDFAQERADSLITKDVARQAMKLLEIDENGLDRMDRELLLTIIDKFSGGPVGLDTLAAAIGEEKDTIEDVYEPYLLQQGFLMRTPRGREATAMAYEYFKRIKQSGDAEKKVNFQQCSFW